A genomic stretch from Podospora pseudoanserina strain CBS 124.78 chromosome 3, whole genome shotgun sequence includes:
- a CDS encoding hypothetical protein (EggNog:ENOG503P7T4; COG:S) — protein sequence MPATSTPDQLQPPPRDTIFYLSLDPQPPSPAAPTLILLHGLTSSHLEWSLVIPHLQPHYHLLLVDLPAHSRSSSLPPPYTIPSMADQVASIIQSHARNSQAHVVGMSMGGFVTLNLACRYPSLCLSAFVSGATPFEGITRWLARNNWVLYYGFWLSNLIITDGMYDWMCRAMDMKEHRELRRETVRNVKWEVIRDVYGSIVEEFTVEGMAEVGQVRCLSVAGGKQDQVEVTRRVGQVWKERGLTGRLGSRAFVVRGAVHAWDLQFPDVFAGGIRSWVERDELPVQFEVLE from the coding sequence ATGCCAGCAACAAGCACGCCCGAccagctccaacccccaccccgaGACACGATTTTCTACCTCTCTCTCgacccccaacctcccagtCCAGCCGcaccaaccctcatcctcctccatggcCTCACATCCTCCCATCTCGAATGGTCCCTCGTCATCccacacctccaacctcactaccaccttctcctcgtcgaCCTCCCAGCCcactcccgctcctcctccctcccacccccatacaccatcccctccatgGCCGATCAAGTAGCATCAATCATCCAGTCCCACGCACGGAACAGCCAAGCCCACGTGGTTGGCATGTCCATGGGCGGCTTCGTCACCCTCAATCTCGCCTGCCGGTACCCCTCCCTCTGTCTCTCGGCGTTTGTCTCTGGCGCCACACCTTTTGAGGGTATCACGAGGTGGTTGGCAAGGAACAATTGGGTATTATACTATGGGTTCTGGCTGTCAAACCTGATCATCACAGATGGGATGTATGACTGGATGTGCCGGGCGATGGACATGAAGGAGCATCGTGAGCTGCGGCGGGAGACTGTGAGGAATGTCAAGTGGGAGGTGATCAGGGATGTGTATGGGAGCATTGTGGAGGAGTTCACCGTGGAGGGGATGGCAGAGGTGGGCCAGGTGAGGTGTTTGAGTGTTGCTGGGGGAAAGCAAGATCAGGTTgaggtgacgaggagggttGGTCAGGTCTGGAAGGAAAGGGGTTTGACTGGGCGGCTGGGTAGCCGGGCATTTGTGGTCAGAGGGGCGGTGCATGCTTGGGATTTGCAGTTTCCTGACGTTTTTGCTGGTGGTATTAGGAGCTGGGTTGAGAGGGACGAGTTGCCGGTTCAGTTTGAAGTTTTGGAATGA
- a CDS encoding hypothetical protein (EggNog:ENOG50KOG0156; COG:Q), with protein sequence MIYLSLIVTLAALFFTYRILSHTSRYLRLAHIPGPLPAKITTLWLTYHQSTGSLARHLSSLSKRYGPIYRIAPNWVITSDPAAIRQLWSARGPWYRGQWYDMFRMDQPVSTVLSERDNHKHAALKAKLLPGYSGKDVDNLHEAVDRRVADLVQLIERKYLSDDERGVYRPMDLAEKATFMTQDVISELAIGRCFECLVHDRDIYGQMTGVTGSLPLVITLATIPWTLGLLQNPLVRALLPKEKLEGVVRQQELAKKQAAERFGEDKVVRRDMLGSFVKHGLGHTNAWLETFVQIGAGSDTTATAIRMTMFYLMSSPGSYKRLQNEIDAAIREGRVSSPIAEEEARRLPYLQAVMKEGLRLSSPVMGLLPRICDTEQTVCGVRIPPGTNVCWDAISIFRNQETFGADADAFRPERWLVEMEDVDKKSMEFVQGLVFGTSGRFECLGKGIAMLELNKVFVELLRRFDFALVNPLTPLTSRDYSLSLQTDLWTRITRRHVHS encoded by the exons ATGATATACCTATCGCTAATTGTCACTCTCGCTGCCCTTTTCTTCACCTACCGGATCCTCTCCCACACATCGCGCTACCTCCGCCTCGCTCACATCCCCGgccccctcccagccaaaatcaccaccctctGGCTCACCTACCACCAAAGCACCGGATCCCTCGCCCGGcatctctcctccctctccaaacgCTACGGCCCCATATACCGCATCGCCCCCAACTGGGTCATCACCAGCGACCCCGCCGCCATCCGCCAACTATGGTCTGCCCGCGGCCCGTGGTACCGAGGACAATGGTACGACATGTTCCGCATGGACCAGCCCGTGAGCACCGTCCTCTCAGAGCGAGACAACCACAAGCACGCCGCACTAAAAGCAAAGCTCCTCCCAGGGTACAGCGGCAAAGACGTGGACAACCTCCACGAGGCCGTCGACCGCCGAGTGGCAGATTTGGTGCAGCTGATCGAGAGAAAATACCTATCTGATGATGAAAGGGGGGTGTACAGACCAATGGACCTGGCGGAAAAGGCCACCTTCATGACACAAGATGTGATCTCGGAGCTGGCGATAGGACGCTGCTTCGAGTGCTTGGTCCACGACCGGGATATCTACGGGCAGATGACCGGGGTGACGGGATCGTTGCCATTGGTGATAACGCTGGCGACCATACCCTGGACGCTCGGGTTGTTGCAGAACCCACTTGTTAGAGCGCTGTTGCCgaaggagaagctggagggggtggtgaggcagcaggagctggccaagaagcaggcgGCGGAGCGGTTTGGGGAGGACAAAGTTGTGAGGCGGGATATGCTCGGGAGCTTTGTCAAGCATGGGTTGGGCCATACGAACGCGTGGCTGGAGACGTTTGTGCAGATTGGGGCGGGGAGCGACAcaacggcgacggcgatCAGGATGACCATGTTTTATCTGATGAGCTCACCTGGGAGCTATAAGAGGCTGCAAAACGAGATTGATGCTGCGAtacgggaggggagggtgtcgagTCCCATtgcagaggaagaggcacGGCGGTTGCCGTACTTGCAGGCTGTGATGAAGGAGGGACTGAGGCTGTCTTCGCCAGTGATGGGCCTCCTTCCGAGGATATGCGACACGGAGCAAACTGTCTGTGGCGTCAGAATCCCGCCTGGGACAAACGTCTGCTGGGatgccatctccatcttccgAAATCAGGAAACTTTTGGGGCTGACGCTGACGCGTTTCGACCAGAGAGGTGGTTAGTGGAGATGGAAGATGTGGACAAGAAAAGTATGGAGTTTGTGCAAGGCCTTGTCTTTGGAACTTCTGGCAGATTTGAATGCCTGGGGAAGGGGATCGCGATGCTCGAACTTAACAAGGTGTTTGTCGAG CTTTTGAGGCGGTTTGACTTTGCACTTGTCAATCCGCTGACGCCATTGACCTCCCGCGATTATTCCTTGTCTCTTCAGACTGATTTGTGGACTAGAATAACCAGACGACATGTTCATTCGTAG
- a CDS encoding hypothetical protein (COG:S; EggNog:ENOG503P3DQ) — protein sequence MHLILTGATGMVGTTVLDAMLKTTDISKISILSRRPVQLAEDAKDPRVNVIIHKDFSSYSPEVLSQLQDADGCVWALGISQTQVNKEDYITITKTYPLAFASAFQPALKATNKPFNFVYVSGQGATFQPGLFTPIFGKTKGETELALADVRKKNPLFRASTVRPGFIDWLDQDKSITKYMPPLGLARTGLGHALHPVFKFGMRGNWSPTEPLGGFLTGLAMGKWNEGLKTLKGDEGQVLEGGFPVVENNFFRRAMGLPR from the exons ATGCATCTCATCCTAACAGGCGCCACAGGCATGGTCGGCACCACGGTGCTCGACGCTATGCTTAAGACAACCGACATCTCCAAAATCTCCATCCTTAGTCGCCGGCCAGTGCAATTAGCTGAAGATGCCAAGGACCCCCGGGTCAAcgtcatcatccacaagGACTTTTCCTCGTACAGTCCCGAGGTCCTCAGCCAACTCCAAGACGCGGACGGTTGTGTCTGGGCCCTTGGTATTAGCCAAACACAAGTGAACAAAGA GGActacatcaccatcaccaaaacctACCCATTGGCCTTTGCGTCAGCTTTCCAACCGGCCTTGAAAGCGACCAACAAGCCATTCAATTTTGTCTATGTCTCCGGCCAAGGTGCAACCTTCCAGCCGGGGCTCTTCACCCCCATCTTCGGCAAAACAAAAGGCGAGACAGAACTGGCATTGGCTGATGTCAGGAAAAAAAACCCGCTGTTTCGTGCAAGCACCGTCCGTCCTGGGTTTATCGACTGGCTCGACCAGGACAAGAGCATTACCAAGTACATGCCACCTCTGGGGCTTGCGAGGACGGGTTTGGGGCATGCGCTGCACCCTGTCTTCAAGTTTGGAATGAGAGGCAACTGGTCTCCAACAGAGCCGCTGGGTGGGTTTCTCACCGGTCTTGCGATGGGCAAGTGGAATGAGGGATTGAAGACGTTGAAAGGTGACGAGGGGCAGGTGCTGGAAGGAGGATTCCCTGTTGTGGAAAATAACTTCTTTAGAAGGGCGATGGGACTGCCCAGGTAG
- a CDS encoding hypothetical protein (EggNog:ENOG503NYG9; COG:S): MKLIPLILPSCLASAQALGQRLNFTVDATGRGCPPGSVSAAISPDAQVVTFGFDKLQAYIGPGYDLAARTSNCGVHITINRPNSHVQYAVVENTYHGYEHLDKSITLTLLSTLYRSDNAGQVMTTSAAIPGSGVGQTFTRTVAVPETEYLWSTCGSNSTRWMLSERISLTSRERGVEGKFRDEDEGVVPLTRQLRLLISPVQLRWPMLGNV, from the exons ATGAAGCTAATCCCCCTTATTCTTCCCTCCTGCTTGGCCAGCGCTCAGGCTCTAGGCCAACGCCTGAATTTCACCGTCGACGCTACCGGCCGCGGCTGTCCACCGGGCTCTGTATCGGCTGCCATTTCCCCTGACGCCCAGGTCGTGACTTTTGGTTTCGACAAGCTCCAAGCTTACATCGGCCCAGGTTACGACCTTGCTGCAAGAACATCAAACTGTGGAGTCCATATCACGATCAATCGTCCAAACAGCCACGTGCAGtatgctgttgttgagaacACCTATCACGGCTATGAGCATCTGGACAAAAGTATCACTCTCACGCTCCTGTCGACGTTGTACCGCTCGGACAACGCGGGGCAGGTGATGACTACATCGGCCGCTATTCCGGGTTCAGGCGTGGGCCAGACATTCACCAGGACGGTGGCTGTTCCGGAGACCGAGTACTTGTGGTCAACATGTGGGAGCAATTCGACTCGGTGGATGTTGAGTGAAAGAATTTCATTGACGAGCAGGGAgagaggtgttgagggaaaGTTTcgggatgaggacgagggtgTTGTACCGCTGACGAGGCAGCTGCGGCTTCTG ATATCGCCAGTGCAACTGAGATGGCCGATGCTTGGGAATGTGTAA